In Litoribacterium kuwaitense, the following are encoded in one genomic region:
- a CDS encoding energy-coupling factor transporter transmembrane component T family protein, with protein sequence MKSMYVAQDSVIHKTDPRAKIVMIIVVTILSFVLHSPSSYIFLGVLVLLTYIMTRLPWRTVWPSLKPVLWLAGFAFLLHVVSATGTDLWVQWGWVKINEESVLQAGRILLRLLIICAAGFLLPLTTSPSELVAAFAWMLKPLAWLGFSPADGALAMTITVRYTTLLAEEARRIFHAQKARGAELTWRHPRQTFRHLQAYMIPLAVGTIRRAHALAEAIDARGYDGSRPRSAYRDVRWTFSDSLKLSIFLLAAGGIYWIQ encoded by the coding sequence TACGATTCTGAGCTTTGTCCTTCACAGCCCGTCGAGCTATATCTTCTTAGGTGTTCTTGTCCTGCTCACCTATATAATGACTCGCCTACCTTGGCGAACAGTGTGGCCGAGCCTTAAACCTGTGCTCTGGCTTGCGGGCTTTGCCTTTTTACTTCATGTCGTATCGGCGACAGGGACAGACCTTTGGGTTCAGTGGGGATGGGTTAAAATCAATGAAGAAAGCGTCCTTCAAGCGGGACGTATCTTGCTACGCTTACTGATTATTTGTGCAGCAGGTTTTCTTTTGCCCTTGACAACGTCCCCCTCAGAACTCGTCGCCGCATTTGCATGGATGTTAAAACCGCTCGCTTGGCTTGGTTTTTCCCCAGCAGATGGCGCACTCGCAATGACGATAACCGTCCGGTACACAACATTGCTGGCAGAAGAGGCACGGCGCATTTTTCATGCCCAAAAAGCTCGAGGCGCTGAATTGACATGGAGACACCCGAGACAAACCTTCCGGCATCTACAGGCGTATATGATTCCGTTGGCTGTCGGAACGATACGCCGAGCGCATGCCTTAGCGGAAGCGATCGATGCTCGCGGATACGATGGGAGCCGCCCACGCAGCGCTTATCGAGATGTACGATGGACATTTTCCGACTCACTAAAGCTAAGTATCTTTCTACTCGCAGCAGGAGGAATCTATTGGATTCAATAA
- the truA gene encoding tRNA pseudouridine(38-40) synthase TruA, with protein MPRWRGIIQYDGSKFSGFQRQSKGRTVQGVVEKALGKMHKTADVPIFGSGRTDAGVHAFGQVIHFDSPVQIPEERWLQALNGWLPDDVILYAIAPVEETFHARYDAIGKAYEYRVTNGPIKDVFRRLYVHHEFRPLNEELMQEALALFYGTHDFRAFCSTRSTVTSHVRTVTKATLEKSGAEFCFYIEGNGFLHHMVRMIVGTVIKAGHGAIAPEDIQHCLESGDKGNTVKTAPAQGLYLLRVDYPEDTAAKEN; from the coding sequence ATGCCCCGATGGCGCGGTATCATCCAATACGACGGATCTAAATTTTCAGGTTTTCAACGGCAGAGCAAAGGGCGAACTGTGCAAGGTGTTGTCGAAAAAGCGCTTGGCAAAATGCACAAAACAGCGGACGTCCCGATCTTTGGTTCCGGACGGACAGATGCCGGTGTACATGCATTTGGGCAAGTCATCCATTTCGATTCACCAGTTCAAATCCCCGAAGAGCGGTGGTTGCAGGCATTAAACGGATGGCTGCCCGATGATGTCATTCTCTATGCGATTGCGCCGGTTGAGGAAACGTTCCATGCTAGGTACGATGCGATCGGCAAAGCATATGAATACCGAGTCACCAATGGCCCTATTAAAGATGTATTTCGGCGGTTGTATGTACACCACGAATTCCGACCTCTAAACGAAGAACTGATGCAAGAAGCATTAGCCCTATTTTATGGGACGCATGACTTTCGCGCCTTTTGCTCGACGCGCTCAACAGTGACGTCTCACGTACGGACGGTTACGAAAGCAACGCTCGAAAAAAGCGGTGCAGAGTTTTGCTTTTACATTGAGGGCAACGGGTTTCTACACCATATGGTACGCATGATCGTCGGAACCGTCATTAAGGCAGGGCATGGTGCCATCGCGCCAGAGGACATTCAACACTGCTTGGAGTCAGGGGACAAAGGAAATACAGTCAAAACCGCACCAGCACAAGGGTTGTACCTACTCCGCGTTGATTATCCAGAAGATACAGCCGCAAAAGAGAATTAG